The proteins below are encoded in one region of Methanosarcina barkeri 3:
- a CDS encoding DUF3160 domain-containing protein yields the protein MRALIVICLLIVSLILESGCIGSSSEPVKETKLVNETKLEDETNNQTSSYNSTEKDVSVENSSEKSKNSLTLEGQSSFSNYYNKKNLQFEAAVPTYSLPLQDSEIANYYQFTQKIPLTNEEKDLLYKNGVIVIENETAENSLTVGQTLVNETYKDLKVADIPIFITSDSLLHLYHIQFDETLKRVEEKEFYDDLWKLDKALLEASIEDYNGASEVEKEAARRNVAYFTVALSLLEPKPEQIAENSGIAEENTPFYSGDAKDYSIEVPSFVKDDVEAELSLIEAHEGSAISPIFKYSEDYSQYTPRGHYTNSEKLKNYFKTMMWHGRMSMLLRSDVIAAENSENEAKIQTIQALLISDHFDRDKDLQARWNRIYSVTAFYVGFSDDLGPYEYTKVLDTVFGNDRYGVSFDNKSLTALKTELEKYESPKIYSGTGGVVQAGSETENKTLEATKGFRFMGQRYTPDSYILQKLKPPALNIMDLLGSERAREHLKNQGISENEEYKKAHIYLENEFGAFNEEDWNKNLYWAQLYALKPLLISSPEGYPTFMQTEAWEDKQLNTALASWTELRHDTILYAKQEYFTGPPQVPPEEKPVQGYVEPVPEFYARMLALTKMAHTGLTEMEVLDMQSDEDFTTLENTLEKLLEISIKELENKELTDKEYKFIRNFGQNIAPMLENVDIKSQNSILVADVCTSPAGVLEEGTGKLNLIIVAYKQPDGRIVLGAGPVMSYYEFWQPPGQRLTDEEWREDVFENNCPERPDWVKSFKV from the coding sequence ATGAGGGCATTGATAGTTATCTGCTTGCTTATAGTATCACTGATACTTGAATCAGGTTGCATTGGCAGTAGCAGTGAGCCAGTCAAAGAAACAAAATTAGTTAATGAGACAAAGCTTGAGGATGAAACAAACAATCAAACTAGCTCATATAATTCCACCGAAAAAGATGTTTCTGTAGAGAACTCATCTGAAAAGAGCAAAAATTCCCTTACACTTGAAGGGCAAAGCTCCTTTTCTAACTACTACAATAAGAAAAATCTGCAGTTTGAAGCTGCAGTTCCCACTTATTCCTTACCTCTGCAGGATTCCGAAATTGCAAATTATTATCAGTTTACCCAAAAGATTCCCCTAACTAACGAGGAAAAGGATTTACTATACAAAAATGGTGTTATTGTAATCGAAAATGAAACTGCTGAAAACTCACTTACAGTAGGACAGACACTCGTAAATGAAACTTACAAGGACCTGAAAGTGGCTGATATTCCTATTTTTATCACATCTGACTCTCTTCTTCACCTTTATCATATCCAGTTTGATGAAACACTAAAAAGAGTAGAAGAAAAGGAATTTTACGATGACCTGTGGAAACTTGATAAAGCTCTCCTTGAAGCTTCCATAGAGGATTATAATGGAGCATCAGAGGTAGAAAAAGAAGCTGCAAGAAGAAACGTTGCATACTTTACAGTTGCTTTGAGCCTTCTTGAACCGAAACCTGAACAGATAGCAGAAAATTCGGGAATTGCAGAAGAAAATACACCCTTCTATTCGGGGGACGCGAAAGATTACAGTATAGAAGTCCCTTCATTTGTAAAGGATGATGTTGAAGCCGAACTAAGTCTGATAGAAGCTCATGAAGGTTCTGCAATTTCTCCGATTTTTAAGTATAGTGAAGATTACTCTCAGTACACTCCACGGGGGCATTACACAAATTCAGAGAAATTGAAAAACTACTTCAAAACCATGATGTGGCACGGTAGAATGAGTATGCTACTTCGATCAGATGTAATTGCTGCAGAAAACTCGGAAAATGAAGCGAAAATTCAGACCATTCAGGCTCTTTTGATTTCGGACCATTTTGACAGGGACAAAGACCTTCAGGCAAGATGGAACAGAATCTACAGCGTGACGGCCTTCTATGTTGGTTTTTCCGACGACCTCGGACCTTATGAATATACGAAGGTTCTGGATACTGTTTTTGGAAATGACAGATACGGAGTAAGCTTCGACAACAAAAGTCTTACAGCACTGAAGACCGAGCTGGAAAAATATGAAAGCCCAAAAATCTACAGCGGAACAGGGGGAGTAGTTCAGGCAGGCTCTGAAACCGAAAACAAAACTCTTGAGGCTACAAAAGGGTTCAGGTTCATGGGTCAGCGGTATACTCCAGACTCGTATATTCTCCAGAAACTAAAACCTCCAGCCCTGAACATTATGGACCTTCTAGGTTCTGAAAGAGCAAGAGAACACTTGAAAAACCAGGGTATTTCTGAGAATGAAGAATACAAAAAAGCTCACATATATCTGGAAAATGAATTTGGAGCTTTTAACGAAGAGGACTGGAATAAAAATCTTTACTGGGCTCAACTGTACGCTTTAAAACCTCTCCTAATAAGTTCTCCAGAGGGTTATCCTACGTTTATGCAGACTGAAGCCTGGGAAGATAAACAGCTTAACACAGCTCTTGCTTCCTGGACTGAACTCAGGCATGATACTATTCTCTATGCAAAGCAGGAATACTTTACAGGCCCTCCCCAGGTACCACCAGAAGAAAAACCTGTTCAGGGATATGTGGAACCAGTTCCCGAATTCTATGCAAGGATGCTTGCCCTTACAAAAATGGCACATACCGGACTGACTGAAATGGAAGTACTTGACATGCAGTCTGATGAAGATTTTACAACTCTTGAAAACACACTTGAAAAACTACTGGAAATCTCGATTAAAGAGCTTGAAAACAAAGAGCTGACAGATAAAGAGTATAAGTTCATCAGGAACTTTGGGCAAAATATAGCTCCAATGCTTGAGAATGTGGATATAAAGTCTCAGAACTCAATTCTGGTTGCGGATGTCTGTACATCTCCTGCTGGAGTTTTGGAAGAAGGGACCGGAAAACTGAATCTCATAATAGTAGCCTATAAACAGCCTGATGGAAGGATTGTTCTCGGAGCAGGCCCTGTGATGAGTTATTATGAGTTCTGGCAGCCCCCAGGACAGAGGTTGACAGATGAAGAATGGAGAGAAGACGTTTTCGAAAACAACTGTCCTGAAAGGCCAGATTGGGTGAAGTCTTTTAAGGTGTAA